Sequence from the Nocardia brasiliensis genome:
CACCAGCACGTCACCGTCAGCCAGCCACGGCGCGGCGGCCGCGATGTGCTCGGCCAGCTCGTCACCGGGCCGGAACTCGGGCAGCCCGGTGATCGGCAGGATGCGCAGCTCTCCTGCCGCGTGATCGGTCACGGTGTGCTCCTCGGTCACGGCTTCACTCCCGCCAGGTCGAGCGCCTCGCGCACCATCTGCGCGGTGGTCGGCGGATCGGTCATCAGCAGCGGCACGCTGCGAACTTCGACACCCGGCACGTCCGCGGTGTCGGTGGAGTGGATCAGCCAGCCGTCCAAAATGCCTGTGGCAGAACGAGCTCCGTAGTACCGGCCGATCGCCTCCGCGGTGGTCTCGACGCCGATCACCGACAGGCACTCGTCGGCCATGCCGCGCAGCGGCTTGCCGTCGATCACGCCGGACACGCCGATCACCTTGGCGGTCGTGGTGCGCAGCGCGCCGCGAATTCCGGGCACCGCGAGGATGGCCCCGATGCTCACCACCGGGTTCGACGGTGCGAGCAAGACCACATCGGCGGACTCTATGATCTCGGTCACATTCGGCGCCGGTTTGGACTCTTCGGCCCCGATTGTGGCGAATCCATGGGTCTCGATGTTCGCGCGGTAGCGAACCCACCACTCCTGGAAATGGATCGCGCGACGTTCGCCAGGCTTGTCGGGGTCACTCACAACCACATGCGTTTCACACCGATCGTCGGTTGCCGGGATCAGTTTCACGCCCGGCTGCCACCGGTTGCAGAGCGCCTCGGTGACCGCGGAGAGCGGGTACCCCGCGCGCAGCATCTCGGTGCGCACCAGATGGGTGGCGATATCGCGATCCCCGAGGCCGAACCAGTCCGGTTGCGCGTGGTATTTCGCCAGCTCCTCCTTGGCGTGCCAGGTTTCGCCGACCCGGCCCCAGCCGCGCTCGGTGTCGATGCCGCCACCGAGGGTGTACATGCAGGTATCGAGGTCGGGGCAGATCCGGAGGCCGTGCATCCAGACGTCGTCACCGACATTCACGATCGCGGCGACGTCGGCCTCGGGCAGCAGCTCCCTGACCCCCTGCAGGAAACGCGCACCACCGACACCACCGACGAGAACGGCAATCCGCGGCCCGGTTACGGGCTCGGCATCCGCTTGATGAACAGTCACATCCGCACAGCCTATGCGTTGCCGGAGCGGGCGATGTTCATCGGATAGTTGCTGGTCATTTGCCCTAGTTCGCCTCAAGATCATCTTGGAAGGCGTTCGCGGATAGTAACGGAATAGCGACGGCGGCTTGACCATCGACACGTCCGGCGTGTCTAATCACAGTCATGTCATTTCGGGTTCGCGCGAGAGTTCAAGGCGCGAACGGCTTTTCGAACAGATGTTCGCATCGGAATGACAAGCTCGGGGACGTCCGCGGGACAACGTCGCGGGGTATGGCCGTCGGTAGGCGTGTTGGTCCGACGGAACGAATCATTCTGCGCTAACACACAGTGAGGAGGCGGAGCGATGGCCAACGAGATGGTCTCGCCGACCGATTCCACAGCAGGCGCAGCACGTGGCGTCTGCGCAGAAAACGGCTGGAAGGATCTAGAGGGGGGTGACGAAGTCTCGGCGCCCCGGGTCGACTCGGGCGACGAAGTCTCGCCGCCCCGGCTCAGCCTGGTCGTCACGGGCTTCGACGAGATGTTCGAATCCATCGAAGAGCAGTGGCAGGAGCGCGCCCTGTGCGCGCAGACCGATCCGGAGGCGTTCTTCCCGGAGAAGGGCGGCTCGACTCGCGAGG
This genomic interval carries:
- the cofD gene encoding 2-phospho-L-lactate transferase, coding for MSMVKPPSLFRYYPRTPSKMILRRTRANDQQLSDEHRPLRQRIGCADVTVHQADAEPVTGPRIAVLVGGVGGARFLQGVRELLPEADVAAIVNVGDDVWMHGLRICPDLDTCMYTLGGGIDTERGWGRVGETWHAKEELAKYHAQPDWFGLGDRDIATHLVRTEMLRAGYPLSAVTEALCNRWQPGVKLIPATDDRCETHVVVSDPDKPGERRAIHFQEWWVRYRANIETHGFATIGAEESKPAPNVTEIIESADVVLLAPSNPVVSIGAILAVPGIRGALRTTTAKVIGVSGVIDGKPLRGMADECLSVIGVETTAEAIGRYYGARSATGILDGWLIHSTDTADVPGVEVRSVPLLMTDPPTTAQMVREALDLAGVKP